Part of the Drosophila pseudoobscura strain MV-25-SWS-2005 chromosome 2, UCI_Dpse_MV25, whole genome shotgun sequence genome, TTTGGAAATTGGAGAAATGGATGGCTACCTGTACTTCATATTTGAGGATCTGTCATCGCAGGAATTCGTAACTGTGGATCGCAGCAAGGGCTTGGATATGGAACACATGAACATGAGTCTTCGTAAGCTGGCGGAGCTCCATGCCGCCAGTGTTGTGTACGAGGATCGGCATGGACCGTATTCCATCGACTTTGAGCATGGCTTCGCACATAAGGATAATACAGAGCACAGCAGACGAGGATTCGATGCAAAGGTCACGGAATACAAGGCAGCCATGTTGACCTGGGGAATTGAGGAGAGATGTTTAGAGAATTTCGTATGTGTTTTTAAACTTAAAGAAGATTTCAAATCTTATATACTTTAATCTCTATTTCAGCCCACTCCTCAACAGTACATTGAAATGTGCTTGGAATCCCTGAAAACCGATGCCAATGACTTTAATGTTCTCACTCATGGCGATTTTTGGTCCAGCAATATCCTCTTTAAGTACAATTCGTATAACAATTTGGATAAAGCTCTTCTCTTGGATTTTCAGCACTGCAAATGGGGTAGTCCTGCCCAGGACCTGCTCTTCATCATCACCATTTCAGCTGGCAGGGAATTGCGCCTCAGGGAATATGACAATTTTGTGAGGATCTATTGGGAACATCTCATCGATTGTTTGGCCATACTAAGCCACAAGAAATTGCTGCCCCAACTGCGGGATTTGAACGCTGCCCTCTACAAAAAGAACAATACTTTTTACGGTAGGCTCTCTGTGAAATCTTTACTTTTATTATCCCTTTAGATGCACTTTTCTTTCAGCTTTCTTTCCGGTGATGAGTCATTTATCTACCGTTTTGCTGCCGACCGATAAGGATAGCAATCTGCACACCCTCATGTCCCAGGACGATGCTGGCAGGAGTCTTCGCACACGTCTCTATACGAATCCGGCATTTGTGGAGGTCATCAAAGAGGTGTATCCCTTTTACTGCAACCGGGGACTGTTCAACTTCGTTGACTACGATTGAATACCGATCAAAGCAGTTTTCATTCTTTCCATTGAATAAATTTCTGTGAATATTGAATCTGGTTTCAACAAGCTCCATCAATTGATATGAGCAGGGTCAGTACTTGAAATAGTTTCGATTGCAAATgcgggtggggtggggggtagaGCCCCCCGGATTTTAACAGACAGTAGAGATTGTAGGGTGTGAGAGATACGACTATCAAAAATGGGAAATAAACAAGGGATAACATTTGCAACCCTAAGAGATAGAAGAGCTTTCCCCTACACCTTGTTATCAGGCATTCACATCATCAAAGCTGATAAGACTCGACCATCCCTATCCCCATAGAATTCTCCCACATAGAACTTTTAATGAATAAAAAGGGGAAAAGCTCTTTCAATTATCACAGTATTGCCTGCTGTCGCGTGAGAGCGACTTTCGGGCCAAGACAAATCAGGCAAACGAGCGATGAATGCGATGCTCAGTGTCCGAGCTGTTGACGAACCAGTTAGACGGGGCGGGCAAATTGGCATTGCCTGATAAGTGAGCGCTTACCTTGCCccccacctgccacctgccaccccCCACCTAGCACAACCGAAATAAGAAACAACATTCTCGATAAGAACAGGCAAAACAGAACGCCAGAAAAACAGTTGCGCCTCACTGTTCGGTTCGAGAACAACATACCACAACCGAGAACTTAAACGATCCGATCCGAAAGCAGAGTGAAGTGAAATCTTCCATCAAAATGCCCgataacagcaacaaattcTGCATAACAAGTTCTGTCCGCATACCGGAGTGGGTCAACGAGGCCTATTTCAAGAAACTACTGAAGCGAGAGTTTCGGGAGTTCCGACGCATCTTGAATCTCTCAATTATACCGGCCACGCCTCCGGGCGAGACCTATACTTCGCTGCTGATGCGCATTATCGTCGACATTGAAATGAAAGGTGAGAAAAAGGGGGTGGACCCTTGAGAGGTTGATGTTTGCACTGACAATTACCTCATTCACACTGCGCGCAGATGGATTCTCACAGCAGAAATCCTACGTGCTGAAGACCATGCTGGACGATGCCCAGGGTAATGGGTTCGTCAACACCCTGAATATCTTTCCCAAGGAGAAGCAAATGTACGATTTGATTATACCACAATTGGAGCAGCTTTACGAGCAGTCAGGCTCGACGGTACAGTTTGCCCCCAAATGCCACTGGTCGGAGAATGTCAATGGTCGCATCTGCCTCGTCCAGGAGGATCTCAAAACTAAGAAATTCCGAAATATCAATCGTCTGAAGGGCTTCGATATGCCGCATATGAGAAGGGTGCTCGAGAAGCTAGCAGAATTCCATGCGGCCAGCGCTGTCTGGCGTCAGCGGAACGGCCCCTTTCCAGAGGATTTCCAACGAACTTACCTGCCCGCCAACTACAATAAATCGAAATCATATCAGGCCCGTGTCCAGAGCTACAAGGCGGCCATGGCCAAATGGGGTCTGGCGGATCATGAGCAGTACGTGAGTCGCATTGTAAGTACAGATTTAATAGCTGTCCACAAAGGAAATCAATAATGTTCGCTCAGCCCACAGCCGATCAATTTGTGCAATCTGTGGCCCGCTGCTTTAACACAAATCCCCAGGAATTTAAAGTGCTGAATCATGGGGACTTCTGGTCCAGTAATATAATGCTAAGCTATACCCAATCCGGGGAGATCAATCAACTGCGTTTTGTGGACTTTCAACTGTGCAAGTGGGGCAGTCCCTCGCAGGACCTGTGGGAGTTGATTATCTGTTCGGCCCACCATAGCATAAGGATTAAGCACTTTGATTGCTTCGTTAGGATCTATCACACACATCTGGTGCGCTGTTTAAAGATTCTGAACTACAGCGAACGGATGCCTCTTTTAAGGGAGCTCCATATGAGCATGATCAAGTATGGGTTTTGGGGTGAGTAGAGATCTAAACCCAGGGATTGTTACGTATTCTTATAACTCTTATTCTTAGGTTATTTTACAACCTTCACCCATCTGGTGTTCATCCTTCTGCCCGTCGATACGGAGGCGAGTCTCCAGAAGCTCATGCAGGCGGACGAGGAGGGAGATCGCTTTCGCTCCAAGGTCTACA contains:
- the LOC4802358 gene encoding uncharacterized protein, whose translation is MEKIENPNESLVIPKWLNEDKFKVLLSKDEPNYNKILQFTPVAAIPPGSNFTSILARVYLDLELKDGSLRRQSYVVKTTLELDKGGRLVEEFRYFQKEQQMYSTYLPAFEQLYREAGHPIQLVPKCLEIGEMDGYLYFIFEDLSSQEFVTVDRSKGLDMEHMNMSLRKLAELHAASVVYEDRHGPYSIDFEHGFAHKDNTEHSRRGFDAKVTEYKAAMLTWGIEERCLENFPTPQQYIEMCLESLKTDANDFNVLTHGDFWSSNILFKYNSYNNLDKALLLDFQHCKWGSPAQDLLFIITISAGRELRLREYDNFVRIYWEHLIDCLAILSHKKLLPQLRDLNAALYKKNNTFYAFFPVMSHLSTVLLPTDKDSNLHTLMSQDDAGRSLRTRLYTNPAFVEVIKEVYPFYCNRGLFNFVDYD
- the LOC4802359 gene encoding uncharacterized protein, which codes for MPDNSNKFCITSSVRIPEWVNEAYFKKLLKREFREFRRILNLSIIPATPPGETYTSLLMRIIVDIEMKDGFSQQKSYVLKTMLDDAQGNGFVNTLNIFPKEKQMYDLIIPQLEQLYEQSGSTVQFAPKCHWSENVNGRICLVQEDLKTKKFRNINRLKGFDMPHMRRVLEKLAEFHAASAVWRQRNGPFPEDFQRTYLPANYNKSKSYQARVQSYKAAMAKWGLADHEQYVSRIPTADQFVQSVARCFNTNPQEFKVLNHGDFWSSNIMLSYTQSGEINQLRFVDFQLCKWGSPSQDLWELIICSAHHSIRIKHFDCFVRIYHTHLVRCLKILNYSERMPLLRELHMSMIKYGFWGYFTTFTHLVFILLPVDTEASLQKLMQADEEGDRFRSKVYTNPLYVRSVLSIFPFLHRRGILDF